GCCATAAGACTGGACATATTCAGCGATAATTCGCCTGCTTATTCGCCTTTTATCGGACTGATTATTAACCCTGTAAATTCCGACTTTTTTGCTAAACTGAATGTATCTGCCAATTTCAGGATGCCAAATTTTAACGAATTATATTATCTTAATTATGGCACTGCTGATTTAAAACCCGAAAAATCAAAAAATTTCAATGCCGGTATCTGCTATAAGAGCGAAAATTTCAATTTTGAAATTAATGCTTTTGCAAATTTGACAGATGATTTAATAATTGCTGTACCAAGATCGCCTGCAGTCTGGTCAGCAAAAAATATTGGTAAAGCTCTGACTCAGGGTATTGAATTAGTCAGTGAGATTGAACCTGAAAAATATAATTTTAAAATTAATCTTAACTATACTTATCAATCAGCTCGCGAAATAACGGAAGGCTCAATAAATAATGGTAATTTACTTGTTTATGTACCACAAGAATTAATAAATGCCAATATTTATTATATTTTCCCCCTTGATTTTTCGTTTGCTGTAAATTTTAATTATACTTCATTCAGATATTCACTTCAGAGCAACGATATTTCATCTGTTTTGCCAGAATATTTCACATTGAATTTAAAAATATCAAAAAGTATAGTTTTCAGCAATTACAACATCAATCTTTTTACATCTGCTGATAATATTACGAATGAGCGATATTCTGTCGTCAGAAATTTTCCGATGCCGGGCAGATTATTTAGAATAGGAGCTTCTTTTGGAGTATAAAAAAAATATTATTATGAAAAAGTATTTTATATTTTATATATTGATTATATATGCATTAAGTATTAGAAACACTCAAGCGATTGAATCAGGTACGATTGATACTGTTTATTACTATTATCAGGGTGAAGGCGACCCTGCATTTGAGAACAACCCATATTTTCCGGACAATATCTTCGGATTGCCCTCAAGAAATGCCACAAGGACTTTACCAGAAAGTTCACCTGCTGAGATTGAGGCAATCGGAACAGGTGGTGAGATAATTGTTGGATTCAAGGGCAAAGTCTTACGAAATGGACAGGGTGCCGACTTCATAATTTTTGAAAATGCATTCATCAATCAGGTTACCGGTGGAATATTTGCCGAGCCTGGACTTGTGTCTGTAAGTCAGGACGGAATTCGTTTTATTGAATTTCCTTTTGACTCCCAAACGCTTGAAGGATTAGCCGGATTAAGTCCGACAAGAGGAGACAAAGATCCTTTCAATCCTGAAATTTCAGGAGGAGATGCTTTCGATTTGGAAGTTCTCAAGCTCGACTATATTAAATATATAAAAATTAAAGACACGACAAATATCATAAAGTCGCTTCCTCAAGGTCACAAATACAAAAATCCGGATTTTTTGCTGAATGGTTTTGATCTTGATGCTGTTGTTGGGCTTTATCTGGAAGATGAGCAGGCAGTATCAGTTAATGAAAAAACTCAAAAATTTAAAATTATTACAAACAGTAATTTTACCGAAATAATTTATCCGGGAATAATAAATAATATTTGCATTTTTAACATTTTAGGTGAAAGAATTGATGTATTAATTCGTAATAGACAATTTATTGACATTTCGAATTTATCATGCGGAGTTTATTTTATAGAAATTTCTACTGATAATGAAACCCTGTTTGATAAATTTGTAAAATTTTAAGAAAAATAAAAAAGAGAGTAGTTTAAAAATAGTTTTTTTCGATTTAATTATTGAAAATTGCTCAAACTTTCGTATTTTTCTTTTTTTTCTGGTTAAAATATCATTTTTTTAAAATAAGTTTAAAACAATATTTTTAATCTTAAGCAAAAAAAGTTATTTTTGCTAACTTGTAAACTGTAAAAATAAATTGAAATAAAGTAAAACCGTTAGGTAAAGATATGCATGAAATGATTTACTTAGTCCCATTGTTGCCATTAATTGGTTTTTTAATCCTGGGACTTTTCGGTAAGAAAATCAAAAATGAGGCTCTTATCGGAGGATTAGCCAGCACAACTGTTGGTATATCATTTATTATAACAGCACTAATATTCTTCGAATTATTGTCCTCCGGTACTTCGGAATCCGTTAAGTTGTTCACCTGGATTTCAGTTGGCAATTTTAATGTTGACTGGGCTTATCAGGTTGACCAGTTATCAGTTACGTTTGCCTTATTTATCACAGGTGTAAGCTTCCTGATACATGTATATTCAATTGGATATATGCACGGGGACAGAAGTTTTTACAGGTTCTTTGCTTATCTGAACCTGTTTGTTTTTATGATGTTAAATTTGGTTCTTGCAGATAATTACCTTCTAACCTTCCTGGGTTGGGAAGGTGTAGGCCTTGCATCGTATTTACTTATCGGATTCTGGTATGATGCAAAATTCCCGGGAGTTAGAATCACTTGGACAGGCGATGCAGGCATGAAAGCATTTGTTGTTAACAGAATAGGTGACTTTGGCTTTTTGATAGCAATGTTTCTTATTTTAGTTACTTTCAATACTTTAAATTATAACGAAGTATTTGATATCGCTTCCGCAAACTATAATGTTTATATGAATGCCGGCATAATTACTGCAATCACAATAATGATATTCCTTGGCTGCACCGGCAAATCAGCACAGCTTCCTTTGGCAGTATGGCTTCCTGATGCAATGGCAGGTCCGACATCAGTATCAGCTCTTATCCACGCCGCAACAATGGTTACGGCAGGCGTATTTTTAGTTGCAAGAAATTCTGCACTATTTGCTATGTCTGAAATAACAATGAGTGTGGTTGTCATCGTTGGAGCTCTTACCGCAATCCTTGCGGCATCAATCGGCTTGGTTCAAAATGATATTAAGAAAGTTTTAGCATATTCAACCGTAAGTCAGCTTGGATTTATGTTCGTAGCTTTGGGTGTAGGAGCATATTATATCGCTATCTTCCATGTAATTACACATGCATTTTTCAAAGGCTTGTTATTCCTTGGTTCTGGCTCTGTAATTCATGGTATGCACGGTGAGCAGGACATCAAACGTATGGGCGGATTGAAAAAATATATGCCTACGACTGCCAAAACCTTTTTTATCGGAACTATGGCTATTGCAGGTATTCCATTTTTCAGTGGCTTTATGTCGAAAGACGAAATTCTCTGGTATGCCTGGTCATCAAGTCATGGCGGCGGTTGGCTGGTTTGGGGAACTCTTGCTGTTGCTGCAATGTTTACAGCATTCTATATGTTCCGACTATATTATTTGACTTTCGAGGGCGAGGAAAGGTTTGACCACAAGAAAGTTCATCCTCACGAATCACCGAAGACCGTAACCTTTGCGCTCATAACTCTTGCAGTGCTTTCGACTATCGGTGGCTTGATGAATATTCCTCCTGCACTTGTTCCTTGGCTACATTCAGACCCACTTCTTAAAAGCTGGTTAAAGCCGATTTTTGCTAATGCGAATATGGTTTTGGGTGGTCATTCTCATCACGGTATTGAAATTATGATGTACGTGCTGATGATTATAGCAACTCTAGTTGCTTTCAGTATGTGGGCACTTGCTAAGAAATGGTACTCAGATCCACAGTGGGCTGCTCCGCGCAAACTCTCAAAGAGTTTTAACGGTATATATCAGGCACTTTGGAATAAATACTGGCTTGACGAAATTTTTTATGCTATGATAATTGACCCTATTAATAAATTATCTACATCTTTCTTCTGGAAATTCACTGATATTGGTATTATTGACGGCATTGTCAATGGCTCTGCCAAGTCAATTCAAATGCTCGGTAACAGAATAAAACTAATGCAAACAGGTATAGCTCAAAATTATGCTGTTGTGATGATAGCAGGTATTGTAGTGATTTTAGCCTGGGTAATGTTTTTATAATCCCTATTTTGTATAATTTGAACTGAAGCTTATAAATATGACAGCACTATTTTTAACTTTATTTTTGCCACTTGCAGGCGCTCTGTTTTTACTTTTTGTAAACAGGGACAAAGTTGGATTGTTGAAAAATTCAGCCCTTGGCGTTTCGCTGGTAACATTTTGTGTATCGCTTATTCTGTTTTTCGGATTTGATAATAATAACCCGGAATTTCAGTTTGTTTATGAAGCAGTCTGGATTACAGCATTTGATGCAGGCTTCAGAATTGGTGTTGACGGAATGTCACTTTTAATGGTGATGTTGACAACATTCATCACACCAATTGCGATACTATCTTCCTTTGATGCTATCCAAAAACGCGAAAAAGAATATTACATTATGGTTTTAATACTTCAGT
This window of the Ignavibacteriota bacterium genome carries:
- the nuoL gene encoding NADH-quinone oxidoreductase subunit L yields the protein MHEMIYLVPLLPLIGFLILGLFGKKIKNEALIGGLASTTVGISFIITALIFFELLSSGTSESVKLFTWISVGNFNVDWAYQVDQLSVTFALFITGVSFLIHVYSIGYMHGDRSFYRFFAYLNLFVFMMLNLVLADNYLLTFLGWEGVGLASYLLIGFWYDAKFPGVRITWTGDAGMKAFVVNRIGDFGFLIAMFLILVTFNTLNYNEVFDIASANYNVYMNAGIITAITIMIFLGCTGKSAQLPLAVWLPDAMAGPTSVSALIHAATMVTAGVFLVARNSALFAMSEITMSVVVIVGALTAILAASIGLVQNDIKKVLAYSTVSQLGFMFVALGVGAYYIAIFHVITHAFFKGLLFLGSGSVIHGMHGEQDIKRMGGLKKYMPTTAKTFFIGTMAIAGIPFFSGFMSKDEILWYAWSSSHGGGWLVWGTLAVAAMFTAFYMFRLYYLTFEGEERFDHKKVHPHESPKTVTFALITLAVLSTIGGLMNIPPALVPWLHSDPLLKSWLKPIFANANMVLGGHSHHGIEIMMYVLMIIATLVAFSMWALAKKWYSDPQWAAPRKLSKSFNGIYQALWNKYWLDEIFYAMIIDPINKLSTSFFWKFTDIGIIDGIVNGSAKSIQMLGNRIKLMQTGIAQNYAVVMIAGIVVILAWVMFL
- a CDS encoding T9SS type A sorting domain-containing protein, which encodes MKKYFIFYILIIYALSIRNTQAIESGTIDTVYYYYQGEGDPAFENNPYFPDNIFGLPSRNATRTLPESSPAEIEAIGTGGEIIVGFKGKVLRNGQGADFIIFENAFINQVTGGIFAEPGLVSVSQDGIRFIEFPFDSQTLEGLAGLSPTRGDKDPFNPEISGGDAFDLEVLKLDYIKYIKIKDTTNIIKSLPQGHKYKNPDFLLNGFDLDAVVGLYLEDEQAVSVNEKTQKFKIITNSNFTEIIYPGIINNICIFNILGERIDVLIRNRQFIDISNLSCGVYFIEISTDNETLFDKFVKF